The genomic stretch TTGGGTACTGTCATATTGGATTAAATCAGGCATCCGGAATTTCAGGTTCGACCAGTTTTATCAATTTCTCCAGGGATTCCTGCCAGCCCAGGTAGCACATTTCAGCTGGTATAACATCTGGAATTCCTTCTTGTAACACGTTGAGCTCAGTGCCACAGGAGACTTTTTGGAGCTGTATCGTGGTTGTCATTTCCCCGGGGAGATTCGGATCGTCAAACCTATCGGTGTATTTAATAAGTTCGTTGGGTTTTATTTCCAGGTATTCACCCCCAAAGGAATGGCCGTTTCCCGTGCTGAAATTAATAAAGGTCATTTTAAACGATCCCCCTTCCTTAAAATTCATTTCCTGTACCGTGCAAAGGAAGCCATAAGGAGGAAACCAAAAGGAATTGGCTACAGGGTCTGAAAATGCCCGAAATACCTTTTCTGGGCTTGCCTTGATTACTCTGTGTAATGAGACTGAGTTGTTTGTCATGATTTCTAAAATTTAGTGTGTGATAGATCCGGAATTGCGAATCTTGTTGTTATAGCTATAGGAAAGCGCAAGGATGCCTAACACTACAAGGGGCATTAGCATAAATCCGATGTTTTGATCTACACAGGCGTGGCTGATAAACGCATAGATCAAACTAAAGGTCAAGCCTGCATAAGCCCATTCCCTTAGCTTGGCGGGTATGCCGGGAACTGCAATAGCCAGTACTCCCAATACTTTACTGAAAATAAGAGCATAGGCAAAGTAATCGGGGTAACCCAACGGTTTTGTGCCCGCAGTCACATATTCCGGTGCAAATAATACAGTGCCAAGTGGCATTACTCCCTCCCACAGAAGGATGATGATAGTTGCCGTCCAAAAGATTATTTTATTTTTCTTCATGATAAGAGGTGTTGATTATTGATTTTTTGATTCCACATAGGTTACAAAACTGTTCAAAATAGCTTGCCATCCTTGTTTCTGAAATTCAGGATCATTTTCGGGTTCCGCATCAAAGGTGATCTTTAGTAGGGTTTTACCGTTTTGTTCAGAAAACAACGTGGTTGCTTTTCTTCCATCACTCATTGTATAGGTAATCTCCTGATGCGGTTCCACGGTATCATACCTGCCTTCAAAATCGAATCCGAAGCTGCCGTCTTTTGCTTCCATTCTATTCTTGAACTTTCCACCGGGTGTCAGGTCGTTTTCACTATTTGGGCAATGCCAACTTGGATCAGGGGTATTCCATTGCATAATATCAGCAGGAGTATTCCACGCCTTCCAAACTTTTGCCACGGGAGCATTTACTGTGGCTTCTACTATAATTCTTGTTGCATGTGTCATGTTGTTTAGTGTTTTATCCTTGTTAGATTGTATGATGTAAAATTACAGCTGTACAGGTAGCCATATATGTTGTGAAAAGGACAATATCAGGGGTGGATAATGCCAAGGCTATGCTTACCTTAGGTTAATTTTCAACTTAAATGCCATGCGAATTTCAGTATTTGTCCCTCAGTACGGGGTAATCGAAGCGGTGACCCCACCATTCCGAAGCTTTAATACGGCCAATGAGTTTTTAACCACCTTCGGTAAAAAGCCCGTTTTCGAGGTAGAATATGTGGGTCTAAATGAATATGTACCTGCCAACAATGGGGAATATACCATTAAAACAAATAGGTTGCTTAAAGAGGTGGAACACACTGATTTACTGATTATTCCGCCCACATTCGGCGATACCGAAAAGGGGATACAGGCTAATCTTGAAGCTATTCCTTATTTCAAAAGTCTGTACGCAAACGGGGCCAGTCTAGCCAGTTTATGCATCGGCGCTTTTCTATTAGCGGAAACAGGCTTGTTGAATGGCAAAAAATGCTCTACCCACTGGGCACATGTGGAGGAGTTCAGAGGGAAATATCCCGAGGTGGAAGTGGCCGACGGAGCGATTATTACAGAGCATGAGAATATCTACAGCAGTGGGGGAGCAAGCAGTTTATGGAATTTAATACTATACCTCATTGAAAAGTATTCCGACAGGGAGACCGCGGTAATGATTTCAAAATACTTTGCATTGGATATTGGGAGGGACAGCCAGTCACAGTTTGCGATATTCAGGGGTCAACGGTCTCATGAGGATGTGGAAATCCAACTCGTACAGGATTACATTGAAGCCCATTATGAAGAAAAAATAACCGTGGAATGTCTCGCAAGTCTAATCAGTACCAGTAGAAGAACCTTTGAAAGAAGATTTAAGGCGGCCACCAACAATACACCAATAGAATACACACAGAGAGTGAGAATTGAGGCGGCCAAAAAATTCTTTGAAGCCTCCAGAAAAAATGTATCCGAAATCATGTTCGATGTAGGCTATACCGATACCAAAGCCTTTCGGGATATTTTCAAAAAAATAACCGGTCTTACACCCATTGAGTATAGAAATAAGTTTGCTCGTGTGGCATACGAGGTTTGATATTTTAATGTGTGGGTTTGTAGGTGAAATATTATCTTTTGTGGAAGATAAATGGGGAATTGGGACAGAGCCAAACTCCCTCTTCTAAAGGTTCTTATATCGTTTATCCACCTGTTTGCTCACCCACACTTTCCTTCAATAAAGTGGTCACCAGCTC from Algoriphagus sp. NG3 encodes the following:
- a CDS encoding SRPBCC family protein — translated: MTNNSVSLHRVIKASPEKVFRAFSDPVANSFWFPPYGFLCTVQEMNFKEGGSFKMTFINFSTGNGHSFGGEYLEIKPNELIKYTDRFDDPNLPGEMTTTIQLQKVSCGTELNVLQEGIPDVIPAEMCYLGWQESLEKLIKLVEPEIPDA
- a CDS encoding DoxX family protein: MKKNKIIFWTATIIILLWEGVMPLGTVLFAPEYVTAGTKPLGYPDYFAYALIFSKVLGVLAIAVPGIPAKLREWAYAGLTFSLIYAFISHACVDQNIGFMLMPLVVLGILALSYSYNNKIRNSGSITH
- a CDS encoding SRPBCC family protein, whose product is MTHATRIIVEATVNAPVAKVWKAWNTPADIMQWNTPDPSWHCPNSENDLTPGGKFKNRMEAKDGSFGFDFEGRYDTVEPHQEITYTMSDGRKATTLFSEQNGKTLLKITFDAEPENDPEFQKQGWQAILNSFVTYVESKNQ
- a CDS encoding GlxA family transcriptional regulator: MRISVFVPQYGVIEAVTPPFRSFNTANEFLTTFGKKPVFEVEYVGLNEYVPANNGEYTIKTNRLLKEVEHTDLLIIPPTFGDTEKGIQANLEAIPYFKSLYANGASLASLCIGAFLLAETGLLNGKKCSTHWAHVEEFRGKYPEVEVADGAIITEHENIYSSGGASSLWNLILYLIEKYSDRETAVMISKYFALDIGRDSQSQFAIFRGQRSHEDVEIQLVQDYIEAHYEEKITVECLASLISTSRRTFERRFKAATNNTPIEYTQRVRIEAAKKFFEASRKNVSEIMFDVGYTDTKAFRDIFKKITGLTPIEYRNKFARVAYEV